One region of Carya illinoinensis cultivar Pawnee chromosome 8, C.illinoinensisPawnee_v1, whole genome shotgun sequence genomic DNA includes:
- the LOC122318501 gene encoding VIN3-like protein 2 isoform X1 has translation MDSAFEGAILDPSKCSKLSIEEKRELVYEISKWSHGAPAILQSWSRQEILQILCAEMGKERKYTGLTKLKIIENLLKIVSEKKFGRHTAVIDLEQPSSPALGQRTIKRQRKTEHPSRLTAPAHNLSHNNGGTDLGNTIYCKNSACRATLDRVDDFCKRCSCCICYQYDDNKDPSLWLICSSDPPFQRNSCGMSCHLECALKHEKSGISKGQCAGLDGSFYCVSCGKMNNLLGCWRKQLMTAKDTRRVDILCYRVSLSEKLLKGTEKYRKLYEIVDEAVKKLEADVGPLTGLPVKMGRGIVNRLSSGPEVQKLCALAVESLDSLQSNTFLHPLSDPVIQGSISFMMCFGLLRTEESTFLCPSLSTDSNMIAPNIVSFLDVHATSLTVILGSEDSLPEDLVGYNLWHRKAHDMDYPSEPTRKLVAPNTRFVITGLTPATEYCFKVVSVNGTRNLGMCEVCLSTGSADEEVLNSFVTERSQSPATNCSSLSNPSSVEDETNNITPFSDLADKADNYLTYSKDKDKFILAKGCDDAVNCSDMGEGTRTDLVSVLDEEHAMLTVDSAPNSDVTKVENKNLQSQIIEDMSTDDGSNSPVRKGMECVVFVSNSEAGLPITPCKLEVLKDGLGRNGRSKSCCKDVENGIGKGEEPQDGSTSKKKSMEMQAEECAANGTSDRDFEYCVKVIRWLECAGHIEKNFRQKFLTWYSLRANSQEVRIVKVFVDTFREDPACLAEQLVDTFSESVSNKRSSVVPAGFCMKLWH, from the exons ATGGATTCTGCTTTCGAGG GAGCCATCCTTGATCCATCAAAATGCAGTAAGTTGAGTATTGAGGAAAAGAGGGAACTAGTATATGAAATATCGAAGTGGTCGCATGGTGCCCCTGCAATACTGCAGTCATGGAGCCGACAGGAGATTTTACAAATCCTGTGTGCAGAGAtgggaaaagaaaggaaatatacTGGCTTGACGAAGTTGAAAATCATAGAGAACCTTCTGAAAATTGTATCTGAAAAGAAATTTGGGCGGCACACAGCTGTAATTGATCTTGAACAACCGTCTTCCCCTGCACTTGGCCAAAGAACTATCAAAAGGCAGAGGAAAACTGAGCACCCTTCTCGACTAACTGCTCCAGCACATAATCTTTCTCACAATAATGGGGGCACTGATCTAGGTAATACTATATATTGCAAAAACTCGGCTTGCAGAGCTACCTTAGATCGAGTAGATGACTTTTGCAAAAGATGTTCATGTTGCATCTGCTATCAGTACGATGACAACAAGGATCCAAGCCTGTGGTTGATTTGCAGCTCAGACCCTCCATTTCAACGTAATTCATGTGGCATGTCCTGCCATCTGGAGTGTGCTCTAAAGCATGAAAAATCAGGCATTTCTAAAGGACAGTGTGCTGGACTTGATGGGAGCTTTTACTGTGTATCTTGTGGGAAAATGAATAATTTGCTTGG ATGCTGGAGAAAACAACTGATGACAGCAAAGGATACAAGACGTGTTGACATACTGTGTTATCGTGTGTCCTTAAGCGAAAAGCTTTTAAAGGGGACTGAAAAGTATCGTAAGCTTTATGAGATTGTGGATGAAGCTGTTAAGAAGCTTGAGGCTGATGTGGGCCCTTTGACTGGATTACCTGTAAAGATGGGTAGGGGTATTGTCAACAGACTTTCTTCAGGACCAGAGGTCCAGAAACTGTGCGCCTTGGCTGTGGAGTCACTGGATTCCTTGCAATCCAATACATTTTTGCATCCATTGTCTGATCCTGTGATTCAAG GAAGTATTAGCTTTATGATGTGTTTTGGATTATTGAGGACTGAGGAAAGTACTTTTTTATGCCCTTCGTTGTCTACAGATTCAAATATGATTGCTCCCAATATTGTCAGTTTTCTAGATGTCCACGCAACAAGCCTCACTGTGATTTTGGGTTCAGAAGATTCTTTGCCAGAAGATCTTGTTGGGTATAACTTATGGCATCGAAAGGCTCATGATATGGATTATCCATCAGAACCTACTCGTAAACTTGTTGCTCCCAATACAAGGTTTGTCATCACAGGACTGACTCCAGCTACGGAGTATTGTTTCAAAGTTGTTTCGGTAaatggtacaagaaatttgggtATGTGTGAAGTTTGTCTGTCAACAGGCAGTGCTGACGAAGAAGTCCTGAACAGCTTTGTAACAGAAAGAAGTCAAAGCCCAGCTACCAACTGTAGTAGCCTTTCAAATCCTTCCTCTGTGGAAGATGAAACTAATAACATTACTCCTTTCAGTGACCTGGCTGATAAAGCAGACAATTATCTTACTTATAGCAAGGataaagataaatttattttggcaAAAGGATGTGATGATGCTGTGAACTGCAGTGATATGGGTGAAGGAACTCGAACGGATTTGGTTTCAGTTTTGGATGAAGAGCATGCTATGCTAACAGTTGACTCTGCGCCTAATTCTGATGTCACAAAGGTTGAGAACAAGAACTTGCAAAGCCAAATTATTGAGGACATGAGCACTGATGATGGGTCAAATTCTCCAGTTCGAAAAGGAATGGAATGTGTGGTGTTTGTTAGTAATTCAGAAGCTGGCTTGCCCATTACTCCATGCAAGTTGGAAGTGCTTAAGGATGGGTTAGGAAGGAATGGGAGATCCAAATCCTGCTGTAAGGATGTGGAAAATGGGATTGGGAAAGGAGAGGAACCCCAAGATGGTAGCACATCGAAAAAGAAAAGTATGGAAATGCAGGCTGAGGAATGTGCCGCAAATGGTACTTCAGACAGGGATTTTGAGTATTGTGTGAAAGTAATCAGATGGTTAGAGTGTGCGGGACACATTGAGAAGAATTTCAGGCAGAAATTCTTGACTTGGTATAGCTTGAGGGCAAACTCACAAGAGGTAAGGATTGTGAAGGTTTTTGTTGATACTTTTCGTGAAGATCCTGCTTGTCTTGCAGAGCAACTGGTGGACACCTTTTCAGAAAGTGTTTCAAATAAGAGATCATCTGTGGTGCCAGCAGGATTTTGCATGAAGCTTTGGCATTGA
- the LOC122318501 gene encoding VIN3-like protein 2 isoform X2 — MDSAFEGAILDPSKCSKLSIEEKRELVYEISKWSHGAPAILQSWSRQEILQILCAEMGKERKYTGLTKLKIIENLLKIVSEKKFGRHTAVIDLEQPSSPALGQRTIKRQRKTEHPSRLTAPAHNLSHNNGGTDLGNTIYCKNSACRATLDRVDDFCKRCSCCICYQYDDNKDPSLWLICSSDPPFQRNSCGMSCHLECALKHEKSGISKGQCAGLDGSFYCVSCGKMNNLLGCWRKQLMTAKDTRRVDILCYRVSLSEKLLKGTEKYRKLYEIVDEAVKKLEADVGPLTGLPVKMGRGIVNRLSSGPEVQKLCALAVESLDSLQSNTFLHPLSDPVIQGSISFMMCFGLLRTEESTFLCPSLSTDSNMIAPNIVSFLDVHATSLTVILGSEDSLPEDLVGYNLWHRKAHDMDYPSEPTRKLVAPNTRFVITGLTPATEYCFKVVSVNGTRNLGMCEVCLSTGSADEEVLNSFVTERSQSPATNCSSLSNPSSVEDETNNITPFSDLADKADNYLTYSKDKDKFILAKGCDDAVNCSDMGEGTRTDLVSVLDEEHAMLTVDSAPNSDVTKVENKNLQSQIIEDMSTDDGSNSPVRKGMECVVFVSNSEAGLPITPCKLEVLKDGLGRNGRSKSCCKDVENGIGKGEEPQDGSTSKKKSMEMQAEECAANGTSDRDFEYCVKVIRWLECAGHIEKNFRQKFLTWYSLRANSQEVRIVKVFVDTFREDPACLAEQLVDTFSESVSNKRSSVVPAGFCMKLWH; from the exons ATGGATTCTGCTTTCGAGG GAGCCATCCTTGATCCATCAAAATGCAGTAAGTTGAGTATTGAGGAAAAGAGGGAACTAGTATATGAAATATCGAAGTGGTCGCATGGTGCCCCTGCAATACTGCAGTCATGGAGCCGACAGGAGATTTTACAAATCCTGTGTGCAGAGAtgggaaaagaaaggaaatatacTGGCTTGACGAAGTTGAAAATCATAGAGAACCTTCTGAAAATTGTATCTGAAAAGAAATTTGGGCGGCACACAGCTGTAATTGATCTTGAACAACCGTCTTCCCCTGCACTTGGCCAAAGAACTATCAAAAGGCAGAGGAAAACTGAGCACCCTTCTCGACTAACTGCTCCAGCACATAATCTTTCTCACAATAATGGGGGCACTGATCTAGGTAATACTATATATTGCAAAAACTCGGCTTGCAGAGCTACCTTAGATCGAGTAGATGACTTTTGCAAAAGATGTTCATGTTGCATCTGCTATCAGTACGATGACAACAAGGATCCAAGCCTGTGGTTGATTTGCAGCTCAGACCCTCCATTTCAACGTAATTCATGTGGCATGTCCTGCCATCTGGAGTGTGCTCTAAAGCATGAAAAATCAGGCATTTCTAAAGGACAGTGTGCTGGACTTGATGGGAGCTTTTACTGTGTATCTTGTGGGAAAATGAATAATTTGCTTGG ATGCTGGAGAAAACAACTGATGACAGCAAAGGATACAAGACGTGTTGACATACTGTGTTATCGTGTGTCCTTAAGCGAAAAGCTTTTAAAGGGGACTGAAAAGTATCGTAAGCTTTATGAGATTGTGGATGAAGCTGTTAAGAAGCTTGAGGCTGATGTGGGCCCTTTGACTGGATTACCTGTAAAGATGGGTAGGGGTATTGTCAACAGACTTTCTTCAGGACCAGAGGTCCAGAAACTGTGCGCCTTGGCTGTGGAGTCACTGGATTCCTTGCAATCCAATACATTTTTGCATCCATTGTCTGATCCTGTGATTCAAG GAAGTATTAGCTTTATGATGTGTTTTGGATTATTGAGGACTGAGGAAAGTACTTTTTTATGCCCTTCGTTGTCTACAGATTCAAATATGATTGCTCCCAATATTGTCAGTTTTCTAGATGTCCACGCAACAAGCCTCACTGTGATTTTGGGTTCAGAAGATTCTTTGCCAGAAGATCTTGTTGGGTATAACTTATGGCATCGAAAGGCTCATGATATGGATTATCCATCAGAACCTACTCGTAAACTTGTTGCTCCCAATACAAGGTTTGTCATCACAGGACTGACTCCAGCTACGGAGTATTGTTTCAAAGTTGTTTCGGTAaatggtacaagaaatttgggtATGTGTGAAGTTTGTCTGTCAACAGGCAGTGCTGACGAAGAAGTCCTGAACAGCTTTGTAACAGAAAGAAGTCAAAGCCCAGCTACCAACTGTAGTAGCCTTTCAAATCCTTCCTCTGTGGAAGATGAAACTAATAACATTACTCCTTTCAGTGACCTGGCTGATAAAGCAGACAATTATCTTACTTATAGCAAGGataaagataaatttattttggcaAAAGGATGTGATGATGCTGTGAACTGCAGTGATATGGGTGAAGGAACTCGAACGGATTTGGTTTCAGTTTTGGATGAAGAGCATGCTATGCTAACAGTTGACTCTGCGCCTAATTCTGATGTCACAAAGGTTGAGAACAAGAACTTGCAAAGCCAAATTATTGAGGACATGAGCACTGATGATGGGTCAAATTCTCCAGTTCGAAAAGGAATGGAATGTGTGGTGTTTGTTAGTAATTCAGAAGCTGGCTTGCCCATTACTCCATGCAAGTTGGAAGTGCTTAAGGATGGGTTAGGAAGGAATGGGAGATCCAAATCCTGCTGTAAGGATGTGGAAAATGGGATTGGGAAAGGAGAGGAACCCCAAGATGGTAGCACATCGAAAAAGAAAAGTATGGAAATGCAGGCTGAGGAATGTGCCGCAAATGGTACTTCAGACAGGGATTTTGAGTATTGTGTGAAAGTAATCAGATGGTTAGAGTGTGCGGGACACATTGAGAAGAATTTCAGGCAGAAATTCTTGACTTGGTATAGCTTGAGGGCAAACTCACAAGAGGTAAGGATTGTGAAGGTTTTTGTTGATACTTTTCGTGAAGATCCTGCTTGTCTTGCAGAGCAACTGGTGGACACCTTTTCAGAAAGTGTTTCAAATAAGAGATCATCTGTG GTGCCAGCAGGATTTTGCATGAAGCTTTGGCATTGA
- the LOC122318501 gene encoding VIN3-like protein 2 isoform X3, which yields MDSAFEGAILDPSKCSKLSIEEKRELVYEISKWSHGAPAILQSWSRQEILQILCAEMGKERKYTGLTKLKIIENLLKIVSEKKFGRHTAVIDLEQPSSPALGQRTIKRQRKTEHPSRLTAPAHNLSHNNGGTDLGNTIYCKNSACRATLDRVDDFCKRCSCCICYQYDDNKDPSLWLICSSDPPFQRNSCGMSCHLECALKHEKSGISKGQCAGLDGSFYCVSCGKMNNLLGCWRKQLMTAKDTRRVDILCYRVSLSEKLLKGTEKYRKLYEIVDEAVKKLEADVGPLTGLPVKMGRGIVNRLSSGPEVQKLCALAVESLDSLQSNTFLHPLSDPVIQDSNMIAPNIVSFLDVHATSLTVILGSEDSLPEDLVGYNLWHRKAHDMDYPSEPTRKLVAPNTRFVITGLTPATEYCFKVVSVNGTRNLGMCEVCLSTGSADEEVLNSFVTERSQSPATNCSSLSNPSSVEDETNNITPFSDLADKADNYLTYSKDKDKFILAKGCDDAVNCSDMGEGTRTDLVSVLDEEHAMLTVDSAPNSDVTKVENKNLQSQIIEDMSTDDGSNSPVRKGMECVVFVSNSEAGLPITPCKLEVLKDGLGRNGRSKSCCKDVENGIGKGEEPQDGSTSKKKSMEMQAEECAANGTSDRDFEYCVKVIRWLECAGHIEKNFRQKFLTWYSLRANSQEVRIVKVFVDTFREDPACLAEQLVDTFSESVSNKRSSVVPAGFCMKLWH from the exons ATGGATTCTGCTTTCGAGG GAGCCATCCTTGATCCATCAAAATGCAGTAAGTTGAGTATTGAGGAAAAGAGGGAACTAGTATATGAAATATCGAAGTGGTCGCATGGTGCCCCTGCAATACTGCAGTCATGGAGCCGACAGGAGATTTTACAAATCCTGTGTGCAGAGAtgggaaaagaaaggaaatatacTGGCTTGACGAAGTTGAAAATCATAGAGAACCTTCTGAAAATTGTATCTGAAAAGAAATTTGGGCGGCACACAGCTGTAATTGATCTTGAACAACCGTCTTCCCCTGCACTTGGCCAAAGAACTATCAAAAGGCAGAGGAAAACTGAGCACCCTTCTCGACTAACTGCTCCAGCACATAATCTTTCTCACAATAATGGGGGCACTGATCTAGGTAATACTATATATTGCAAAAACTCGGCTTGCAGAGCTACCTTAGATCGAGTAGATGACTTTTGCAAAAGATGTTCATGTTGCATCTGCTATCAGTACGATGACAACAAGGATCCAAGCCTGTGGTTGATTTGCAGCTCAGACCCTCCATTTCAACGTAATTCATGTGGCATGTCCTGCCATCTGGAGTGTGCTCTAAAGCATGAAAAATCAGGCATTTCTAAAGGACAGTGTGCTGGACTTGATGGGAGCTTTTACTGTGTATCTTGTGGGAAAATGAATAATTTGCTTGG ATGCTGGAGAAAACAACTGATGACAGCAAAGGATACAAGACGTGTTGACATACTGTGTTATCGTGTGTCCTTAAGCGAAAAGCTTTTAAAGGGGACTGAAAAGTATCGTAAGCTTTATGAGATTGTGGATGAAGCTGTTAAGAAGCTTGAGGCTGATGTGGGCCCTTTGACTGGATTACCTGTAAAGATGGGTAGGGGTATTGTCAACAGACTTTCTTCAGGACCAGAGGTCCAGAAACTGTGCGCCTTGGCTGTGGAGTCACTGGATTCCTTGCAATCCAATACATTTTTGCATCCATTGTCTGATCCTGTGATTCAAG ATTCAAATATGATTGCTCCCAATATTGTCAGTTTTCTAGATGTCCACGCAACAAGCCTCACTGTGATTTTGGGTTCAGAAGATTCTTTGCCAGAAGATCTTGTTGGGTATAACTTATGGCATCGAAAGGCTCATGATATGGATTATCCATCAGAACCTACTCGTAAACTTGTTGCTCCCAATACAAGGTTTGTCATCACAGGACTGACTCCAGCTACGGAGTATTGTTTCAAAGTTGTTTCGGTAaatggtacaagaaatttgggtATGTGTGAAGTTTGTCTGTCAACAGGCAGTGCTGACGAAGAAGTCCTGAACAGCTTTGTAACAGAAAGAAGTCAAAGCCCAGCTACCAACTGTAGTAGCCTTTCAAATCCTTCCTCTGTGGAAGATGAAACTAATAACATTACTCCTTTCAGTGACCTGGCTGATAAAGCAGACAATTATCTTACTTATAGCAAGGataaagataaatttattttggcaAAAGGATGTGATGATGCTGTGAACTGCAGTGATATGGGTGAAGGAACTCGAACGGATTTGGTTTCAGTTTTGGATGAAGAGCATGCTATGCTAACAGTTGACTCTGCGCCTAATTCTGATGTCACAAAGGTTGAGAACAAGAACTTGCAAAGCCAAATTATTGAGGACATGAGCACTGATGATGGGTCAAATTCTCCAGTTCGAAAAGGAATGGAATGTGTGGTGTTTGTTAGTAATTCAGAAGCTGGCTTGCCCATTACTCCATGCAAGTTGGAAGTGCTTAAGGATGGGTTAGGAAGGAATGGGAGATCCAAATCCTGCTGTAAGGATGTGGAAAATGGGATTGGGAAAGGAGAGGAACCCCAAGATGGTAGCACATCGAAAAAGAAAAGTATGGAAATGCAGGCTGAGGAATGTGCCGCAAATGGTACTTCAGACAGGGATTTTGAGTATTGTGTGAAAGTAATCAGATGGTTAGAGTGTGCGGGACACATTGAGAAGAATTTCAGGCAGAAATTCTTGACTTGGTATAGCTTGAGGGCAAACTCACAAGAGGTAAGGATTGTGAAGGTTTTTGTTGATACTTTTCGTGAAGATCCTGCTTGTCTTGCAGAGCAACTGGTGGACACCTTTTCAGAAAGTGTTTCAAATAAGAGATCATCTGTGGTGCCAGCAGGATTTTGCATGAAGCTTTGGCATTGA